In Rhodococcus pseudokoreensis, the DNA window GGATCCGCCGCCTGGCACACCGTCTCCGCCGACTTCGCGGTCTTCCGCAAGGGGAGTGTCCTGGCGGTGTCGAGCCCCGGACTGGTCAGCCGCGCCACCGGCCAGCAGGTCGACGCCCAGGAACTCGGAGGCTGGAAGGTCCATGCCGAGGTCACCGGCTACGCCGATGCCGTCGCCGACACCGACGAGGAAGCGATCGAACTGATCCGCCGGTTCCTCTCGTACCTGCCTTCGCACAACGGTGAGACACCGCCGGTCGCGCCGATCCCGAGTGGATCGGGTGAGCGTGCCGCCGAACTCAACGACATCGTTCCCCAGACCCGCACCCAGACCTACGACGTACGCAAGGTGATCGAGATCGTCGCCGACACCGGTTCGGTGTTCCCGATCAAGGCACGCTACGGCAAGAGCCTGGACACCTCGCTGGTCCGGATCGGCGGACAGAGCGTCGGCATCATCGCCAACAACCCGATGTTCAAGGGCGGGGCGCTCGACGGTCCGGCGTGTGACAAGGCGACCAGCTTCCTGGTTCTGTGCGACTCCTACAACATTCCCGTCGTGTTCCTCGTCGATCAGCCGGGATTCCTGATCGGGCTGGAAGCCGAGCGGAACAAGATCGCCGGCAAGGTCATCAACTGGATGAACGCCCTGTCCCTGGTGACCGTGCCGAAGATCGCTGTCACGCTTCGTAAGAACTACGGCCAGGCCTACATCAACATGGGCGGCGGACTGACCGCCGACACGACGGCAGGCTGGTGGTCCACGGAGGTGAGCTTCATGGATCCCACGTCCGCGGTGTCGGTCGTCCACGGGGTCGACGCGGAATCCGACCCCGAGCTCTACGCGCAGCGGCTCGCCGAGATGGCCAAGGGGACTACCGCGTACGACGTGGCACGCGTCTTCGGCGTCGAACAGGTCATCGACCCCGCCGAGACCCGCGACTTCATCCTCGGCGCACTGAAAGACCACTACCGAGCCCGGACCAACGGCATCGGCGAGCACCTGCTGCGCGCCTGGCCCACGAGTTACTGAGGACGACGTGATGAACTCATTTCCAGATTGCCTGCTGGTCGCGAATCGCGGCGAGATCGCCCGGCGGATCATCTCGACCGCCAACAAGCTCGGTGTCCGTACCGTCGCCGTCTACCACAAGGTCGATGCGGACCTGCCCTACATCGGTGAGGCCGACCACGCCGTTCAGCTCGAGGGCGACACACCGGTGCAGGCGTACCTCGACGGTGCCCAGATCGTCCGAATCGCACAGCAAGCCGGTGCGACGGCCGTGCATCCGGGCTACGGATTCCTGGCCGAGAACGCCGACTTCGCCCGACTGGTGGCCCAGTCCGGACTGACGTGGGTCGGCCCGAGCGCCGAGGTCATCGAGGTGATGGGTGACAAGGTCGAGTCGCGCCGGGTCGTGGCTGCTGCCGGTGTTCCGATCAGCGGTGACGTCGGTGCAGCGCTCGAGACGGGCGACGAAGCCGTCGCGGAGGCCGGGCGTCTCGGATATCCGGTAATGGTCAAGGCATCCGCAGGCGGCGGCGGAATCGGCATGGCCGTCGCGCACGACGAAGACGGCCTGCGCAAGGCGTTCGAGAACACCAAGTCGATGGCGGCGCGGAGCTTCGGTTCCGATCGGGTCTTCGTCGAACGGTATGTGTCGTCCGCGCGGCACGTCGAGATCCAGATCCTGGGTCTGGAGGACGGTTCGATCGTCACTCTGGGAGAACGGGATTGCTCGACGCAACGACGTCACCAGAAGCTGATCGAGGAGAGCCCGGCCCCGCACCTGGATCCGGCCCTGCGAGAGCGCCTCGTCGAGAGTTCGATCGCGGCCGCCCGGGCCGTGGGCTATCGGAATGCGGGCACGGTGGAATTCCTCATCGACGCCGTCACGGGTGACTTCGTGTTCCTCGAGATGAACACCCGTATCCAGGTCGAGCACCCGATCACCGAACTGACCCACGGTGTCGATCTGGTCGAGCAGCAGCTGAGCATCGCGCAGTCGGGCACCACCACCCCGGGCTTCGCCCCCGTCTCGCGCGGTCATGCGATCGAATTGAGGATCTGCGCGGAAGACCCCAAACGGTTCTTCCCGCGCCCGGGGCCGATCGACGTGTGGCAGGAGCCGACGGGGCCCGGTATCCGGGTCGACGCGGGCTATACGGCCGGCACCGAGGTGACGCCGCACTTCGACTCGTTGCTGGCCAAGGTCTGCGCGTTCGGCGCGACCCGTGAGGAGGCGCACGCCCGCGCCCTCGCGGCCTGCAAGGAGTTCGTGATCGAGGGGCTCGTCACCAACAAGCCCTTCCTCGAAGACGTGCTCGGCTCGGAAGAGTTCACGAGCGGGCGTTACGACACCGGTGTGGTCGAGAAGATCCAGCAGAGACAAAAGAACTTGGCCAGAAGGAGTGCGTGAGATGTCAGAGACGATTCAGTCGGATATGGGTGCCAACGTGTGGAAGATCCTCGTCGCACCGGGTGACCGGGTGGAGGAGGAGTCGACGTTGATGATCCTCGAAGCCATGAAGATGGAGATCCCGATCCTCGCCGAAGATGCAGGCACGGTCGTGGCAGTCCACGTCGCCGAGGGCGACAGCGTCGCGTCCGGTCAGCCCCTCGTCGAATTCGAGACGGCATGAGCACATCGATTCCCCGCCGCATGAAGTCCTGGTCGGTCACCCAACTCGGCGAGCCGATCGACGTCGTGCAACTCGTCGAGGGTGATGTTCCCGAACCCGGTGCAGGGCAGGTCCTCGTGCGGGTCCTCGCGGGCGCAGCCAATTTCCCGGACGTGCTCATGTGCCGTGGCAAGTACCAGGTGCGCCCCGACCTGCCCTTCACCCCCGGACGTGAAGTCTGCGGCGAGGTCGTCGCGGTCGGGCCGGACGTCGTACGGGCCGCGGTCGGCGACCGGGTGCTGGGCCTGACCACCCTGCCCTACGGCGGATTCGCCGAGTACGCCCTGATGGACCAGAGCACGACCCACCAGGCGCCCGCCTCACTCGACGACGCGCAGGCCTCCTGCCTGTTCATCGGGTATCAGACCGGCTGGTTCGGGCTTCATCGGCTCGCCAGGATTCAGGAGGGGGAAACCCTCCTGGTTCACGCGGCCGCCGGCGGTGTCGGCAGCGCGGCCATCCAGCTCGGCAAGGCCGCCGGTGCCCGGGTCGTCGGTGTCGTGGGCGGCGAGGAGAAGGCCGCCTACGCCAGGCAACTCGGTGCCGATGTCGTCGTCGACCGCAGGCAGGAGGACTTCGTCGGGGTCGTCAAGGAATTCACCGACGGTAGAGGCGCCGACGTCATCTACGACCCGGTGGGCGGTGACGTTTACCAGCGTTCGACGAAATGCATTGCGTTCGAGGGTCGGATTCTCGTCGTCGGCTTCGCGGGCGGCGAGATCCAGACCGCGGCGCTCAACCACGCTCTGGTCAAGAACTACGCGATTCTGGGCATTCACTGGGGGCTCTACAACACGAAGAATCCCGGCGCGGTCGATCGATGCCACCAGGAACTGTGCGCGTTGGCGGACTCCGGAGCCATCGATCCCTTCGTCAGTCAACGGGTCTCGATGGACGGGGTGCCTGCGGCCCTGCAGAGCCTGGGGGACGGAAAGACCGTCGGCCGAGTGGTGATGGAGCACACCGGGATCGGCCGCTAGCCAGTTTGCGGAAACCGGGGGCAGCACATCGTCAGGCCACCAGGCATGCACTAATCACTAGGAGTACGAATGTTTGGGTCGAAGCAAGGTGACTCGCCCTTCGGAGAACTGCGGGCATTGGACAGCAACATCTCGAGAAGGTCGATGTTGAAGTATCTCGGTCTCGGCACGGCGGCGGTCGGCGCCACCTCGTTGCTGGCGGCCTGCGGGGGTGGACTGGGCGCCGGTGCCTCCGGCCGGGGCGCCCAGTTCAGCATCGCGTCATTTCCGGGTGACAGCTTCCTCCTCGATGCGGTGAATCTTGCCAACAACGACTTCGCCAGGAACAACCTCGACGTTCCGAAGTTCATCACCCCGCAGAGCGGTGTGCAGGCGCTGCAGCTCGTCTCCGCAGGCGCTGTCAACGGCTACACCTCCGACACCCTGCTGCTGATGGGTGCTCACGCCAACAGCACCCAGGGCAAGCGGCCGGTCATCATCGGTCTGAAGAACGTGGCCACCACCTACGGGATCGTCGTCGGCCCGAACGGCAATTGGCCCGGCGAGGGCGCCACGTTCGAAGAGAAGATGCAGTCGCTCAAAGGCAAGTCGATCGGGGTGAGCGCCATCGGCGCGGGCGGTGATCTGCAACTGGACCTCGCTCTCGAACTGGCCGGTATGCAGTCCTCGGACGTCACCCATCTCGCGACCGGCCCGTCTGCCTCGGCGATCCCGAACATGAAAGCCGGGCGACTCGACGGCTACGTCGCGGTCCAATGGAGCTCGGGGCAGTTCATCGCGAGGGAGACAGGCGGATCGGTGCTGCTCGACTTCGGCAGGCCGTCGATGCCCGAGACATTGCGCAACCAGGCAGTGCTGTGCATTTCGACCAGCGAAAGTTTTGCCCAGGAGAACGAGGACGTTCTGAAGAACTGGCTTCGAGCACAGTCGGAGGGCAGCGAATGGATGGTCTCCCAGAAGGACGAAGCAGCGGAAATCCTGAACTCCGGCACCTTCGACGGCAACGCACCCGAAATCGCCAAGGCCTACATGGAGCACTACGCGCAGGAGGTGGCGCCGAAATTGCAACCGATGTTCAAGGCACCCAAGGATCAGGTCGACCACATGATCGACCTCGCCGTCCGCTTCGGAAACGCGAAGGAAGGCGCTATCAGCTACGAGCAGATAGTCCCCGCCTTCGCACGGGCGTGAGGTCTCACATGGAGCACACACAGACGACGCGTCCCCAGTCCCCGCCCGGGCTGGACCTCGATCGAATCACCGACTGGCTGGCCGGGGAGCGACCGGGCCTGGTGGCAGGGGAGCTGTCGGCCCGCCTGATCGAGGGTGGGAAATCGAATCTGACCTACGACCTCACCGAC includes these proteins:
- a CDS encoding acyl-CoA carboxylase subunit beta, coding for MAEPTLSREQEHEERRAAALAMGGPKKLEQRRAEGKLNARERIALMLDPGTFRESGLFTTSAVDADRDKTPADGKVTGTGEVDGRRAAVIAYDFTVKGSSSSPVSNKKMSHFKELVVQVGMPLVYLSESTGVRMPDAMGGTGMGAANSKKRFLRQRESPWASAAFGYCFGSAAWHTVSADFAVFRKGSVLAVSSPGLVSRATGQQVDAQELGGWKVHAEVTGYADAVADTDEEAIELIRRFLSYLPSHNGETPPVAPIPSGSGERAAELNDIVPQTRTQTYDVRKVIEIVADTGSVFPIKARYGKSLDTSLVRIGGQSVGIIANNPMFKGGALDGPACDKATSFLVLCDSYNIPVVFLVDQPGFLIGLEAERNKIAGKVINWMNALSLVTVPKIAVTLRKNYGQAYINMGGGLTADTTAGWWSTEVSFMDPTSAVSVVHGVDAESDPELYAQRLAEMAKGTTAYDVARVFGVEQVIDPAETRDFILGALKDHYRARTNGIGEHLLRAWPTSY
- a CDS encoding acetyl-CoA carboxylase biotin carboxylase subunit yields the protein MNSFPDCLLVANRGEIARRIISTANKLGVRTVAVYHKVDADLPYIGEADHAVQLEGDTPVQAYLDGAQIVRIAQQAGATAVHPGYGFLAENADFARLVAQSGLTWVGPSAEVIEVMGDKVESRRVVAAAGVPISGDVGAALETGDEAVAEAGRLGYPVMVKASAGGGGIGMAVAHDEDGLRKAFENTKSMAARSFGSDRVFVERYVSSARHVEIQILGLEDGSIVTLGERDCSTQRRHQKLIEESPAPHLDPALRERLVESSIAAARAVGYRNAGTVEFLIDAVTGDFVFLEMNTRIQVEHPITELTHGVDLVEQQLSIAQSGTTTPGFAPVSRGHAIELRICAEDPKRFFPRPGPIDVWQEPTGPGIRVDAGYTAGTEVTPHFDSLLAKVCAFGATREEAHARALAACKEFVIEGLVTNKPFLEDVLGSEEFTSGRYDTGVVEKIQQRQKNLARRSA
- a CDS encoding ABC transporter substrate-binding protein, with translation MLKYLGLGTAAVGATSLLAACGGGLGAGASGRGAQFSIASFPGDSFLLDAVNLANNDFARNNLDVPKFITPQSGVQALQLVSAGAVNGYTSDTLLLMGAHANSTQGKRPVIIGLKNVATTYGIVVGPNGNWPGEGATFEEKMQSLKGKSIGVSAIGAGGDLQLDLALELAGMQSSDVTHLATGPSASAIPNMKAGRLDGYVAVQWSSGQFIARETGGSVLLDFGRPSMPETLRNQAVLCISTSESFAQENEDVLKNWLRAQSEGSEWMVSQKDEAAEILNSGTFDGNAPEIAKAYMEHYAQEVAPKLQPMFKAPKDQVDHMIDLAVRFGNAKEGAISYEQIVPAFARA
- a CDS encoding biotin/lipoyl-binding carrier protein, which gives rise to MSETIQSDMGANVWKILVAPGDRVEEESTLMILEAMKMEIPILAEDAGTVVAVHVAEGDSVASGQPLVEFETA
- a CDS encoding NADPH:quinone oxidoreductase family protein, with protein sequence MKSWSVTQLGEPIDVVQLVEGDVPEPGAGQVLVRVLAGAANFPDVLMCRGKYQVRPDLPFTPGREVCGEVVAVGPDVVRAAVGDRVLGLTTLPYGGFAEYALMDQSTTHQAPASLDDAQASCLFIGYQTGWFGLHRLARIQEGETLLVHAAAGGVGSAAIQLGKAAGARVVGVVGGEEKAAYARQLGADVVVDRRQEDFVGVVKEFTDGRGADVIYDPVGGDVYQRSTKCIAFEGRILVVGFAGGEIQTAALNHALVKNYAILGIHWGLYNTKNPGAVDRCHQELCALADSGAIDPFVSQRVSMDGVPAALQSLGDGKTVGRVVMEHTGIGR